The genomic stretch GCGCTGGTGCCTGGTGGGCCTTCGTTTCTCGATCTTGTGCTGGATCCTTCCGGTCTTCAACCTCTCAGCTCAGACCCACTGGCAGCAACTTACTGTACCCGCAAACATTTCATCGCTCTCTCCTTATTTTGTTACTCCGGATTATGGATTCCTCTATACTTCTGGAATTACTGGTTGGACAGGTCCATTTGCTCCAGACCCTATTAGCCCGAATGGTAGCCAAACCGACCCGCCTGGAATCTACCGGACACTTGATGGCGGGATAACATGGAGGGCGATGGACATCGGTGAGATTGCGAACAAGAGTTATGCACTACTCGGTCAAATGCGTTTTACGTCAGCAACACATGGCTATCTTGCAGCTATCGTGCTGGACACCACAACAGGCTACCGGGGGGGACTATATGAAACCAAGGATAGTGGCAATCATTGGAATCGAATTTCACCAAATGGATTCGCCTTCGAATCGTTGACACTCACGGATTCATTGATCTTTCTCGTCCAGTTTGGTCAGCTTGGCAGCATACCTGAGGGTATTGCAATTTTCAACATCAATAATCGATCAATCCGTGAGGTCCCTGGTGCTGGGCCTTCCATTACGGGCAATGGTCATTCAACTATATACTCCCATCATAGAGATCAGAATAGTAGCCCAAACGGACTTACCATGCGTAGCAGCGACGGTGGCACAACCTGGACGACAAGTGAGATGGGCACGAAGGCACTCGAAAGCTGGTCCGTTTATTCCAAGGAGGGCTCGAACATCATTCTGCGCGTGGCAGAAATTCTTCCCGATGCCCCGTTAAGCGAAATACAACGCTCTACCGATGGAGGTCTCACTTGGAATTCCGTATATGAATCTATTGCTGAGCTTGCAATCGGCGACATTGATGGGAGCGACTGTGCGATCTATGCTCATGAGACACGCTTAGCGGGTCCCGATTCGGGGATTCTCCGATCTACTGACCTTGGTCTCACTTGGCAGAAGGTCGGCGGTCCAATCCATCGTTGTGACAGCCGTTCGCTCTCTGTGGTCGGCAATGGTGGCGTGGTTTACGCCGTCGATGATGGAGATTGGTACAACAGCAAGTCAGGTGCAGTCCTTTTCACGAAGCTCTGGCGCACGACAGATGGCGGCGATGGTGCGTTCGAGGCAGTGCATCCTGCGAACATTGCGCAGAGCGCTTTGCCGAGCATTCGTGGTTGCGAGAACGCGGCAATGCTGTTTAGGCTTTCCTATAATGTGTGTCTCACCGATCTATCATTGGATAGCATCGCCCTGCAAGGCGATACAATTCATTTCAGCCTAAGCTCAGTACCGCCACTACCGACTATTCTCACGAACGGGGCGAGTGATTCCTTTTATGTGCGCTTTCATCCTGGGAAGCAGGTCGGCAAATTCACGACCACCATCCACATTCGCGGCAGCTTACCGGGTGGATCGAGCAGCTACGACACAAATATTACTATTACCGCTACCTCTACCGCACCACAACCTGAACTCGCTACCAATACAACGTCTCTCGATTTGGGCATGGTAAGTCTGTGTCTCGGCCGGAAGGATACATCTGTTGTATTTACCAACTCTGGTTGCGAGCCAGATACACTGACGAGCGTAAACACTCTCGGCGAAGGATTCTCTTGGCTTCGCGATACTCTTCCAATCATCATCCAGCCGGGAGATTCGATATGGCTTCGCTTCCAGTTTGTACCATCGGATTCAGGCACGTTTACCGCCACGACAAAGCTCATTGTTACTTCGATGGGCCTAACCGAAACGCCACAGCTTG from Bacteroidota bacterium encodes the following:
- a CDS encoding choice-of-anchor D domain-containing protein codes for the protein MRWCLVGLRFSILCWILPVFNLSAQTHWQQLTVPANISSLSPYFVTPDYGFLYTSGITGWTGPFAPDPISPNGSQTDPPGIYRTLDGGITWRAMDIGEIANKSYALLGQMRFTSATHGYLAAIVLDTTTGYRGGLYETKDSGNHWNRISPNGFAFESLTLTDSLIFLVQFGQLGSIPEGIAIFNINNRSIREVPGAGPSITGNGHSTIYSHHRDQNSSPNGLTMRSSDGGTTWTTSEMGTKALESWSVYSKEGSNIILRVAEILPDAPLSEIQRSTDGGLTWNSVYESIAELAIGDIDGSDCAIYAHETRLAGPDSGILRSTDLGLTWQKVGGPIHRCDSRSLSVVGNGGVVYAVDDGDWYNSKSGAVLFTKLWRTTDGGDGAFEAVHPANIAQSALPSIRGCENAAMLFRLSYNVCLTDLSLDSIALQGDTIHFSLSSVPPLPTILTNGASDSFYVRFHPGKQVGKFTTTIHIRGSLPGGSSSYDTNITITATSTAPQPELATNTTSLDLGMVSLCLGRKDTSVVFTNSGCEPDTLTSVNTLGEGFSWLRDTLPIIIQPGDSIWLRFQFVPSDSGTFTATTKLIVTSMGLTETPQLALSGRGVHGTGILNVLSTSLQAGSFSFCAGDTTVFDTIRNTGCDTLLLSNGQLQGDPTFSLLTPLPPQLPPDSVAIISIHFSPRTKGAHAARLLFDSHSLHGGDTVRKTAIAVSGVGLPGEKFISASLASANFDSLYRCESRDTTITLYNTGCDTLIVFGDSLSNGAYSAAALFPIVIPPNGSSRVTVHLTADTNGMNGILSFASNSDTGAISIPMTASIIVPSHVHLSLSAADSAKARGMVTFDVLLTGNHSRLSGLHFDLTHNDDLLGYARGLSPASTSGPSTAQVQHFDLGPIPTGDTIGTLTFNVYLSDSTTTSLMLSNITFDNALGLAPDCIASIDDAGSGFRYIYSCSDHTLQQFLRTGTISTGGQNYPNPVNASTGFATTIPFTTSGNGMAYIRIMDMTGKEILSDRQEATYAGKHFFYFDADRLPSGSYRYSIEFPKGNIIQSRTMTVVR